The proteins below are encoded in one region of Limnochorda pilosa:
- a CDS encoding LON peptidase substrate-binding domain-containing protein: protein MEGADALLPLFPLHRVLFPGGLLTLRVFEPRYRTMLDDLRAEKGPDRFGVVLIERGREVGAVPDVHQTGTVARIERRSLDDGAVRLSLRGETRFALAGLEPGKPYPRGWVRYLPEPDGDPDGCSDLQVQVQAAFRAYLRHVQPTARRRVTSDEPRHLSYVVAQTLHVPLFEKQQLLEASTTQARLELEREILRRERRFLLHFGQGSSNGRWGPFAIN, encoded by the coding sequence ATGGAGGGCGCCGACGCCCTGCTCCCGCTCTTTCCCCTGCACCGGGTGCTCTTTCCCGGGGGGCTCCTCACCCTGCGGGTCTTCGAGCCCCGCTACCGCACCATGCTGGACGACCTGCGGGCCGAGAAGGGCCCGGACCGGTTCGGCGTGGTCCTGATCGAGCGGGGGCGCGAGGTGGGTGCCGTGCCCGATGTCCACCAAACCGGCACCGTGGCCCGCATCGAGCGGCGCTCGCTGGACGACGGCGCCGTGCGCCTGAGCCTGCGGGGGGAGACGCGCTTCGCCCTCGCGGGGCTGGAGCCCGGGAAACCCTACCCCAGGGGTTGGGTCCGCTACCTCCCGGAGCCCGACGGCGATCCCGACGGCTGCAGCGATCTCCAGGTCCAGGTGCAGGCCGCGTTTCGCGCCTACCTGCGCCACGTGCAGCCCACGGCCCGGCGCCGGGTCACCTCCGACGAGCCGCGCCACCTCTCCTATGTCGTGGCCCAGACGCTCCACGTGCCGCTTTTCGAGAAGCAGCAGCTCCTGGAGGCGAGCACCACCCAGGCCCGCCTCGAGCTGGAAAGGGAGATCCTCCGGCGCGAGCGTCGCTTCCTCCTCCACTTCGGCCAGGGGAGCTCCAACGGTCGCTGGGGACCCTTCGCCATCAACTGA
- a CDS encoding inositol monophosphatase family protein has product MDLEAPHRLAVTVAREAGGLLLERFGRAHTVEHKGPTDLVTEADRLSEEHILARIRESYPGHAILSEEAGLQERSGGLRWIVDPLDGTTNFAHGLPLFSVSIALEVDGELAVGVVYDPAAGELFDAVRGRGARLNGRPVHVSAVDTLQEALLVTGFPYDLWRDEGEDNLDYFARFARRCQGVRRLGSAALDLAYVAAGRLDGYWELKIHAWDIAAGALLVQEAGGRLSTLDGDPFRVDGGRILASNGHLHEAMLQVLARGRLGGEGGRP; this is encoded by the coding sequence ATGGACCTGGAAGCGCCCCACCGGCTGGCTGTGACCGTGGCGCGCGAGGCGGGCGGGCTCCTGCTCGAGCGTTTCGGGCGCGCCCACACCGTGGAGCACAAGGGGCCGACGGACCTGGTCACCGAGGCGGACCGGCTCTCGGAGGAACATATCCTGGCTCGGATCCGCGAGAGCTACCCGGGCCATGCGATCCTCTCGGAAGAAGCCGGCCTCCAGGAGCGGTCGGGCGGGCTCCGGTGGATCGTGGACCCGCTGGACGGGACCACCAACTTCGCCCACGGCCTGCCCCTCTTCAGCGTCTCCATCGCGCTGGAGGTCGATGGGGAGTTGGCCGTCGGGGTCGTCTACGATCCCGCGGCCGGCGAGCTCTTCGACGCCGTCCGGGGGCGGGGGGCCCGTCTGAACGGCCGGCCCGTGCACGTCTCGGCCGTGGACACCCTCCAGGAGGCCCTGCTGGTGACGGGCTTCCCCTACGACCTCTGGCGCGACGAGGGGGAGGACAACCTGGACTACTTCGCCCGCTTCGCCCGTCGCTGCCAGGGGGTCCGCCGGTTGGGCTCGGCCGCCCTGGACCTGGCCTACGTCGCGGCCGGGCGCTTGGACGGCTACTGGGAGCTGAAGATCCACGCGTGGGACATCGCAGCCGGCGCGCTCCTGGTGCAGGAGGCCGGCGGCCGCCTGAGCACCCTGGACGGGGATCCCTTCCGGGTGGACGGCGGCCGGATCCTGGCCTCCAACGGCCATCTCCACGAGGCCATGCTTCAGGTGCTGGCCCGGGGGCGCCTGGGCGGGGAGGGCGGGCGGCCATGA
- a CDS encoding metal-dependent hydrolase: protein MQLPQGVTLTWLGHGTFLLETPGGKRVLIDPWVQSNPACPDRLKSPGRLDLILITHAHYDHIADAVSVARESGAQTVAIFETAQWLQSKGVTRVLDMNKGGTAPVEGLKVTMVHADHSCGIQDGDRILYGGEAVGYVVELENGFRLYHAGDTGPFYDMRLIGELYHPDVACLPIGDHYTMGPREAAYAIRLLGVKRVVPMHWGTFPLLTGTPARLREEARDVDGLEVAELSPGDRLAG, encoded by the coding sequence GTGCAGCTTCCTCAAGGCGTCACGCTCACCTGGCTCGGTCACGGGACCTTCTTGCTCGAGACCCCGGGGGGCAAGCGCGTCCTCATCGACCCGTGGGTCCAGAGCAACCCGGCCTGCCCGGACCGCCTGAAGTCGCCGGGCCGGCTGGACCTGATCCTCATCACCCACGCCCACTACGACCACATCGCCGACGCCGTCTCCGTCGCCCGGGAGAGCGGGGCGCAGACGGTGGCCATCTTCGAGACGGCCCAGTGGCTCCAGTCCAAGGGGGTCACCCGGGTGCTGGACATGAACAAGGGTGGAACGGCGCCCGTCGAGGGCCTCAAGGTGACCATGGTGCACGCGGACCACAGCTGCGGCATCCAGGACGGGGACCGCATCCTCTACGGGGGCGAGGCGGTGGGGTACGTGGTGGAGCTGGAGAACGGCTTCCGCCTCTACCACGCGGGCGACACGGGGCCCTTCTACGACATGCGGCTCATCGGCGAGCTCTACCACCCCGACGTGGCCTGCCTGCCCATCGGGGACCACTACACCATGGGACCCCGGGAGGCGGCCTACGCCATCCGGCTCCTGGGGGTGAAGCGGGTGGTGCCCATGCACTGGGGCACCTTCCCCCTACTGACGGGCACGCCCGCCCGCCTGCGCGAGGAGGCGCGGGACGTGGATGGGCTGGAGGTGGCGGAGCTCTCGCCGGGCGACCGCCTGGCGGGCTAG
- a CDS encoding patatin-like phospholipase family protein, producing the protein MIRRPLAWVLSGGGAKAAYELGAMELLLERLPPPDLVCGSSAGALLAALLAEGVEAGKPLELLREEAAAWLHESPPLGLNWRGAWHALLRHGIHWRTLGEIPSIFSDAFLRAAVDRFLPRGRRFADYRHTRLLVTASNLETGRVQVFDEGSDLPVRETLLASLSYPLVFPSRYAQGSHLVDGGLLDNTPLAHVLRRGAATVVVVSLRPRRGPQVPSGPEAFDGAGEVAQRILALLLEEVMYRDLRRAVEVNELLALLEAYPTLPTPFRRQLLELVQGGSGERQRRHVQLVEISPATAVDPPGTFSFRDRRALQAAMERGRRDAEGVLARWQESPPGASKID; encoded by the coding sequence GTGATCCGTCGGCCGCTGGCTTGGGTCCTGAGCGGCGGCGGCGCCAAGGCAGCCTACGAGCTGGGTGCCATGGAGCTGCTGCTCGAGCGGCTGCCGCCTCCGGACCTGGTCTGCGGCTCCTCGGCCGGGGCCCTCCTCGCGGCCCTGCTGGCCGAGGGGGTCGAGGCCGGGAAGCCCCTGGAGCTTCTGCGCGAGGAGGCCGCCGCTTGGCTCCACGAGAGCCCGCCGCTGGGCCTGAACTGGCGCGGCGCCTGGCACGCCTTGCTTAGGCACGGCATCCACTGGCGCACGCTGGGGGAGATTCCCTCCATCTTCTCCGACGCCTTCCTTCGGGCCGCGGTGGATCGCTTCCTTCCCCGGGGCCGGCGCTTCGCGGACTACCGCCACACCCGCCTGCTGGTCACCGCCTCCAACCTGGAGACCGGCCGGGTCCAGGTCTTCGACGAGGGTTCGGACCTTCCCGTGCGGGAGACGTTGCTGGCCTCCCTTTCGTACCCGCTGGTCTTCCCCAGCCGCTACGCGCAGGGCTCTCACCTGGTGGACGGCGGACTGCTGGACAACACGCCGCTGGCCCACGTGCTCCGGCGCGGGGCCGCCACCGTGGTGGTGGTCTCGCTGCGGCCGCGCCGGGGTCCCCAGGTGCCGTCGGGGCCCGAAGCCTTCGACGGGGCCGGCGAGGTGGCCCAGCGGATCCTCGCCCTGCTCCTGGAGGAGGTCATGTACCGGGACCTGCGGCGGGCCGTGGAGGTCAACGAGCTCCTCGCCCTGCTGGAAGCGTACCCCACCCTGCCAACGCCCTTTCGGCGCCAGCTCCTGGAGCTCGTGCAGGGCGGCAGCGGTGAACGCCAGCGCCGGCACGTGCAGCTGGTGGAGATCTCGCCTGCCACGGCCGTTGATCCTCCAGGCACCTTCAGCTTCCGCGACCGGCGCGCCCTGCAGGCGGCCATGGAGAGGGGCCGGCGCGACGCCGAGGGGGTCCTGGCCCGCTGGCAGGAATCGCCTCCGGGTGCGAGTAAGATCGACTGA